One part of the Streptomyces ferrugineus genome encodes these proteins:
- a CDS encoding ABC transporter permease: MLRFLVRRSLGAVIILFLLSIVAFLLFFGMPRDPALLMCGKTCTPANLENLHRVLGLDKPVPEQYWIFLTNLVMGSDDFAQGPCPAPCFGYSYHSNEQVWGTLMDRLPTTVSLTLGGAVCFLVIGLGTGLIAAWKRGTLVDKTFTAGAMVISSMQIYFLGPLALAILVYQTQIFDKPAYNPLTDNPVAWFTGLLIPWIVLSTIFASQYTRMSRSSMIEQLQEEHVRTARAKGMSRRYVFFRYAWRGSLIPVVTIFGIDLGSLLGGAIITEYTFGLPGLGRLAVESVFFSDLPLLLGVMLFSATMILLSNIVVDAAYAYIDPRVRLA, encoded by the coding sequence ATGCTGCGCTTCCTGGTGCGCCGGTCCCTCGGCGCCGTCATCATTCTCTTTCTGCTGAGCATCGTCGCGTTCCTGCTGTTCTTCGGGATGCCGCGCGACCCGGCGCTGCTGATGTGCGGCAAGACGTGCACCCCGGCCAACCTCGAGAACCTGCACCGGGTGCTCGGCCTCGACAAGCCGGTCCCCGAGCAGTACTGGATCTTCCTGACCAACCTCGTCATGGGCAGCGACGACTTCGCCCAGGGCCCCTGCCCCGCCCCCTGCTTCGGCTACTCGTACCACTCCAACGAGCAGGTCTGGGGCACCCTGATGGACCGCCTGCCCACCACCGTCTCGCTCACCCTCGGCGGGGCGGTCTGCTTCCTGGTCATCGGTCTGGGCACCGGGCTGATCGCCGCCTGGAAGCGCGGCACGCTCGTCGACAAGACCTTCACCGCCGGCGCGATGGTGATCAGCTCGATGCAGATCTACTTCCTCGGTCCGCTCGCCCTCGCGATCCTCGTCTACCAGACCCAGATCTTCGACAAGCCCGCCTACAACCCGCTCACCGACAACCCGGTCGCCTGGTTCACGGGACTGCTCATCCCGTGGATCGTGCTGTCCACGATCTTCGCCTCGCAGTACACCCGTATGTCCCGCTCGTCGATGATCGAACAGCTCCAGGAGGAACACGTCCGCACCGCCCGCGCCAAGGGCATGTCCAGACGCTACGTCTTCTTCCGCTACGCCTGGCGCGGATCGCTGATCCCCGTCGTCACCATCTTCGGCATCGACCTCGGCTCGCTGCTCGGCGGCGCCATCATCACGGAGTACACCTTCGGACTCCCGGGGCTCGGCCGGCTGGCGGTGGAGTCCGTCTTCTTCAGCGATCTGCCGCTCCTCTTGGGCGTGATGCTGTTCTCCGCCACCATGATTCTGCTCAGCAACATCGTCGTCGACGCCGCGTACGCCTACATCGACCCGCGGGTGCGGCTGGCCTAG
- a CDS encoding ABC transporter substrate-binding protein codes for MNRGGRHVYAAISVLAAGALVLTGCSEGGSKGGGNDDKQKENAQRQQAAIEFGDAEASKGPAAEVPGAKSGGTISVPARDSYAHLDPAQIYVQNEMAVAQLLHRGLTGYKATSNDGSKHEVVGDLATDSGTTTDGGKTWKYTLKDGIKFEDGSAITSADVRHTFERQFAPFINQGPPYVQQWLADTPGADYRKLLPDGPYKGKHFPDSILETPDEKTVVFKFKKAHPELPYALAMTGYAVVSQKGDTKEKYDKAPVVTGPYKIQSFKSGKSMVLVKNTNWDPDTDPLRHQYVDRFNITFNQQYEDSTKALVADSGADQTAVSFQNSVDAGNLSKVLADPKMKSRTVIGFQPYVGQININMSHAAMKDIKVRQAIAYALPVTPFVRAYGGTDAMEVAGGIISPTVTGYDPAFDPFGKKKKPAGDPAKAKKLLEEVGKVGMKLTFGYINSQEGQAYSTAMAAGLEKAGFDVQRQEIPAETYYDQVSKLDNNYDIFHTAWGADWPSASTVIPPLYDGRVIAEGAQNYSQINDPHVNSEIDRINKITDPAKAAAEWEKLNKYLLTEVVNVVPTAYYKQIQIAGSKIGGLVYDDVIAGVDPRRLYVK; via the coding sequence ATGAACAGGGGCGGACGCCACGTATACGCGGCAATCTCGGTGCTCGCGGCCGGCGCACTGGTGCTGACCGGGTGCAGCGAGGGCGGCAGCAAGGGCGGTGGCAACGACGACAAACAGAAAGAGAACGCCCAACGGCAGCAGGCGGCCATCGAGTTCGGGGACGCCGAGGCCTCCAAGGGACCCGCGGCCGAGGTCCCGGGCGCCAAGTCCGGCGGCACCATCTCAGTGCCCGCCCGCGACAGTTACGCCCACCTCGACCCGGCGCAGATCTATGTGCAGAACGAGATGGCCGTGGCGCAACTGCTGCACAGAGGCCTCACCGGATACAAGGCCACCAGCAACGACGGCAGCAAGCACGAGGTCGTCGGCGACCTGGCCACCGACTCCGGCACCACCACGGACGGCGGCAAGACCTGGAAGTACACGCTCAAGGACGGCATCAAGTTCGAGGACGGCTCAGCCATCACCTCCGCGGACGTCCGGCACACCTTCGAGCGGCAGTTCGCGCCCTTCATCAACCAGGGCCCGCCGTACGTCCAGCAGTGGCTGGCCGACACCCCGGGCGCCGACTACCGCAAGCTGCTGCCGGACGGCCCGTACAAGGGCAAGCACTTCCCGGACAGCATCCTGGAGACGCCGGACGAGAAAACCGTCGTCTTCAAGTTCAAGAAGGCGCACCCCGAGCTGCCGTACGCGCTGGCCATGACGGGCTATGCGGTGGTCTCCCAGAAGGGTGACACCAAGGAGAAGTACGACAAGGCCCCGGTGGTGACCGGGCCGTACAAGATCCAGTCCTTCAAGTCGGGCAAGTCGATGGTGCTGGTGAAGAACACCAACTGGGACCCGGACACCGACCCGCTCCGCCACCAGTACGTCGACCGGTTCAACATCACCTTCAACCAGCAGTACGAGGACTCCACCAAGGCCCTCGTCGCCGACAGCGGCGCCGACCAGACCGCGGTCAGCTTCCAGAACTCCGTCGACGCGGGCAACCTGTCCAAGGTCCTCGCGGACCCGAAGATGAAGTCCCGTACGGTGATCGGCTTCCAGCCCTACGTGGGCCAGATCAACATCAACATGAGTCACGCGGCGATGAAGGACATCAAGGTCCGTCAGGCCATCGCGTACGCCCTTCCGGTCACCCCGTTCGTGCGGGCCTACGGCGGCACCGACGCGATGGAGGTCGCGGGCGGCATCATCAGCCCGACCGTCACCGGCTACGACCCCGCCTTCGACCCGTTCGGCAAGAAGAAGAAGCCCGCCGGTGACCCGGCCAAGGCCAAGAAGCTCCTGGAGGAGGTCGGCAAGGTCGGCATGAAGCTGACCTTCGGCTACATCAACTCCCAGGAGGGCCAGGCGTACTCCACCGCCATGGCGGCGGGCCTGGAGAAGGCCGGCTTCGACGTCCAGCGCCAGGAGATCCCGGCCGAGACCTACTACGACCAGGTCAGCAAGCTGGACAACAACTACGACATCTTCCACACCGCGTGGGGCGCCGACTGGCCGTCCGCCTCCACCGTGATCCCGCCGCTGTACGACGGGCGCGTGATCGCCGAGGGTGCGCAGAACTACTCGCAGATCAACGACCCGCACGTGAACAGCGAGATCGACCGCATCAACAAGATCACCGACCCGGCCAAGGCCGCGGCCGAGTGGGAGAAGCTCAACAAGTACCTGCTCACCGAGGTGGTCAACGTCGTACCGACCGCCTACTACAAGCAGATCCAGATCGCCGGATCCAAGATCGGCGGACTCGTCTACGACGACGTCATCGCCGGCGTCGACCCGCGCCGCCTGTACGTCAAGTAA
- a CDS encoding ABC transporter permease, translating into MTSRIGVEGGGASVIADGGPPPPAKDEDELLVGRSPGQLMWIRFKRDRTGVISAYVVIFFFLIGLLAPVISWLYGKNPYTVYADERPELFDSAGVPVQPNGGISGEFWFGLEPGNGYDVFTKLLYGIRTSLGISIAVTLATVLTGILLGVTAGYLGGRTDYWISRVIDFLLAFPAQLFFIASMPVVVSLFVSPRDETPVYVRVVALILVQWFLGWMSLGRILRGTTLALREREFIDAAKVSGAPPWRIIRKEILPNVVTPILVQGTYMLPNFVTAEAGLSFLGVGIVEPTPDWGQMFAKASTELVMQNDITYMFFPGISMIIFIVAFNLLGDSVRDAFDPKTAR; encoded by the coding sequence GTGACAAGTCGTATCGGTGTTGAGGGTGGCGGTGCCTCGGTCATCGCGGACGGCGGGCCACCGCCGCCCGCGAAGGACGAGGACGAGCTACTCGTCGGCCGGTCTCCCGGCCAGCTGATGTGGATCCGCTTCAAACGCGACCGCACCGGCGTGATCTCGGCCTATGTCGTCATCTTCTTCTTCCTGATCGGCCTGCTCGCGCCGGTGATCTCCTGGCTGTACGGCAAGAACCCGTACACCGTGTACGCCGACGAACGCCCCGAGCTGTTCGACAGCGCCGGCGTGCCGGTGCAGCCCAACGGCGGTATCAGCGGCGAGTTCTGGTTCGGCCTCGAACCCGGCAACGGATACGACGTCTTCACCAAGCTCCTCTACGGCATCCGGACCTCGCTCGGCATCTCGATCGCCGTCACGCTCGCGACCGTGCTCACCGGGATCCTCCTCGGCGTCACGGCCGGCTACCTCGGCGGCAGGACGGACTACTGGATCAGCCGGGTCATCGACTTCCTGCTCGCCTTCCCCGCCCAGCTGTTCTTCATCGCCAGCATGCCGGTCGTGGTCTCCCTGTTCGTCAGCCCGCGCGACGAGACACCGGTCTACGTACGGGTCGTCGCCCTCATCCTCGTGCAGTGGTTCCTGGGCTGGATGAGCCTCGGACGGATCCTCAGAGGCACCACACTCGCCCTGCGAGAACGGGAGTTCATCGATGCGGCCAAGGTCAGCGGTGCCCCGCCGTGGCGGATCATCCGCAAGGAGATCCTGCCGAACGTGGTCACCCCGATCCTCGTACAGGGCACCTACATGCTGCCCAACTTCGTGACCGCCGAGGCCGGACTGTCCTTTCTCGGCGTGGGCATCGTCGAACCGACGCCGGACTGGGGGCAGATGTTCGCCAAGGCGTCCACCGAACTCGTGATGCAGAACGACATCACCTACATGTTCTTCCCCGGCATCTCGATGATCATCTTCATCGTCGCGTTCAACCTGCTCGGGGACTCGGTCCGGGACGCCTTCGACCCCAAGACGGCGCGCTGA
- the typA gene encoding translational GTPase TypA, translated as MATRHDIRNVAIVAHVDHGKTTIVDGMLKQAGAFAAHQLDSVDDRMMDSNDLEREKGITILAKNTAVKYHPKDGGDPITINIIDTPGHADFGGEVERGLSMVDGVVLLVDASEGPLPQTRFVLRKALQARLPIILCINKTDRPDARIDEVVNETYDLFLDLDADEEQIEFPIVYACGRDGIASLTKPDDGTVPTDSTSLEPFFSTILEHIPAPTYDEDAPLQAHVTNLDADNFLGRIALLRVHQGELQKGQTVAWMKRDGSITNVRISELMMTEALTRKPADKAGPGDICAVAGIPDIMIGETLADTENPVPLPLITVDEPAISMVIGTNTSPLVGRGGTGKGADNKAAVKDRKVTARQVKDRLDRELIGNVSLRVLDTERPDAWEVQGRGELALAILVEQMRREGFELTIGKPQVVTKDVDGKVYEPVERMTIDVPEEHMGAVTQLMGVRKGRMDNMSNHGSGWVRMEFVVPSRGLIGFRTEFLTQTRGTGIGHSIHEGHEPWFGALQTRNNGSLVADRSGAVTAFAMTNLQERGVLFVEPGTEVYEGMIVGENSRSDDMDVNITKEKKLTNMRSSTADVAESIVPPRKLSLEQSLEFCRDDECVEVTPEAVRIRKVNLDARERARAASRAKHG; from the coding sequence ATGGCCACGCGCCACGACATCCGCAACGTCGCCATCGTCGCCCACGTCGACCACGGCAAGACCACCATCGTCGACGGCATGCTGAAGCAGGCCGGTGCCTTCGCCGCTCATCAGCTCGACTCCGTCGACGACCGCATGATGGACTCGAACGACCTGGAGCGTGAGAAGGGCATCACGATCCTCGCCAAGAACACGGCGGTGAAGTACCACCCCAAGGACGGCGGGGACCCCATCACGATCAACATCATCGACACCCCCGGCCACGCCGACTTCGGCGGCGAGGTCGAGCGCGGTCTGTCGATGGTGGACGGCGTCGTGCTGCTCGTCGACGCCTCCGAGGGGCCGCTGCCGCAGACCCGGTTCGTGCTGCGCAAGGCGCTGCAGGCCCGGCTGCCGATCATCCTGTGCATCAACAAGACCGACCGGCCCGACGCCCGTATCGACGAGGTCGTCAACGAGACCTACGACCTCTTCCTCGACCTCGACGCCGACGAGGAGCAGATCGAGTTCCCGATCGTCTACGCGTGCGGCCGTGACGGCATCGCGTCGCTGACCAAGCCGGACGACGGGACCGTACCGACCGACTCGACCAGCCTCGAGCCGTTCTTCTCGACCATCCTCGAGCACATCCCGGCCCCGACCTACGACGAGGACGCCCCGCTCCAGGCCCATGTCACCAACCTGGACGCCGACAACTTCCTCGGCCGTATCGCACTGCTCCGCGTCCACCAGGGCGAGCTCCAGAAGGGGCAGACCGTCGCCTGGATGAAGCGCGACGGCTCGATCACGAACGTGCGCATCTCGGAGCTGATGATGACCGAGGCGCTGACCCGCAAGCCGGCCGACAAGGCCGGCCCGGGCGACATCTGCGCCGTCGCCGGCATCCCGGACATCATGATCGGCGAGACCCTGGCCGACACCGAGAACCCCGTCCCGCTGCCCCTGATCACGGTCGACGAGCCCGCGATCTCGATGGTCATCGGCACCAACACCTCCCCGCTGGTCGGCCGCGGCGGCACCGGCAAGGGCGCCGACAACAAGGCGGCCGTCAAGGACCGCAAGGTCACCGCCCGCCAGGTGAAGGACCGGCTGGACCGCGAGCTGATCGGTAACGTCAGCCTCCGGGTGCTGGACACCGAACGCCCGGACGCCTGGGAGGTGCAGGGCCGCGGCGAGCTGGCGCTGGCCATCCTGGTCGAGCAGATGCGCCGTGAGGGCTTCGAGCTGACCATCGGCAAGCCCCAGGTCGTCACCAAGGACGTCGACGGCAAGGTCTACGAGCCCGTCGAGCGCATGACGATCGACGTCCCCGAGGAGCACATGGGTGCCGTCACCCAGCTCATGGGTGTCCGCAAGGGCCGTATGGACAACATGTCCAACCACGGCTCCGGGTGGGTCCGTATGGAGTTCGTCGTCCCCTCCCGCGGACTCATCGGGTTCCGGACCGAGTTCCTGACCCAGACCCGCGGCACCGGCATCGGGCACTCCATCCACGAGGGCCACGAGCCCTGGTTCGGTGCGCTGCAGACCCGCAACAACGGTTCGCTGGTCGCCGACCGCTCCGGCGCCGTCACCGCCTTCGCGATGACGAACCTCCAGGAGCGCGGCGTGCTGTTCGTCGAGCCGGGCACCGAGGTGTACGAGGGCATGATCGTCGGCGAGAACTCGCGCTCCGACGACATGGACGTCAACATCACCAAGGAGAAGAAGCTCACCAACATGCGGTCGTCCACGGCCGATGTGGCCGAGTCGATCGTCCCGCCGCGCAAGCTGTCGCTGGAGCAGTCCCTGGAGTTCTGCCGCGACGACGAGTGCGTCGAGGTGACGCCGGAGGCGGTCCGCATCCGCAAGGTGAACCTGGACGCCCGCGAGCGGGCCCGCGCCGCGAGCCGCGCCAAGCACGGCTGA